In Geopsychrobacter electrodiphilus DSM 16401, a single window of DNA contains:
- the rnr gene encoding ribonuclease R, translating into MQPIEQKIIDLLAQGTKKPLSRREISEHLNLRGGERKLLTRCLEQLVKSGTLQERKGGYRLRQSQQRTLEGVFSLAEKGYGFVRPDDAQGEDLFIPARHVDTAMDGDRVLVALAVSARDRRPYAKVINVLQRAHSRLVGQYRIRGKSAQVFPQNKKLGGPVQVPPHPDANPGDLVEVEIEYYPHGEFNASGWIIEVLGVAGDPRVDIESAIRTHGLPHQFSSAALAQAGRIGECIDPAEIARRTDLRQLPLVTIDGETARDFDDAVALKKTASGYTLWVCIADVSYYVEPQSALDNDALERGTSVYFPGFCLPMLPEALSNGICSLNPEEDRLVMCAELQFDLKGNRQQSNFYPAVMRSQARLTYTSVAACLDDPQTSELPAGLIAQLQQMAQLAAALREMRRARGSLDMDLPEVEILLDESGAPFELIKTERTLAHRLIEEFMLAANEAVAEYLTRKKRNLLYRIHEEPDPLKLQDLQQLAAECGVGLVLGKNLQKSLQQLLLDIADKPEARMVNQQLLRSLKQACYAPQNAGHFGLAAAHYCHFTSPIRRYPDLIIHRILKQTLAPDPHSSAISEAELVTLGFDTSAKERRAMQAERDLADLRRCQIMEKHLGEEFDGTISSVAEFGFFVELDDLFVDGLVPVRSLQDDFYHFDAARLALVGERRRHEYKIGTRVRVKVAKVELGRRRIDFSLISTK; encoded by the coding sequence ATGCAACCGATTGAACAGAAAATCATCGACCTGCTCGCCCAGGGCACAAAAAAACCTTTAAGTCGGCGTGAAATTTCAGAACATCTCAACTTGCGCGGCGGAGAGCGAAAACTGCTGACCCGCTGCCTGGAACAACTGGTCAAGAGCGGAACCCTGCAGGAACGCAAAGGCGGGTACCGCTTGCGGCAATCGCAGCAGCGCACCCTGGAAGGGGTATTTTCGCTGGCGGAAAAAGGCTACGGCTTTGTTCGACCCGATGATGCACAGGGCGAAGATCTGTTCATTCCGGCGCGGCACGTGGATACGGCGATGGACGGCGACCGGGTGCTGGTCGCGCTGGCGGTTTCCGCGCGGGACCGACGCCCCTACGCCAAGGTCATCAATGTGCTGCAGCGCGCCCACAGCCGTCTGGTCGGCCAGTACCGCATCCGCGGCAAATCGGCCCAGGTCTTTCCGCAAAATAAAAAACTCGGTGGCCCGGTTCAGGTCCCGCCCCACCCCGATGCGAACCCCGGCGATCTGGTCGAAGTCGAGATCGAGTATTATCCACACGGCGAGTTCAACGCCAGCGGGTGGATTATCGAGGTGCTGGGGGTGGCCGGCGACCCCAGGGTCGACATTGAAAGCGCGATCCGCACCCATGGCCTGCCGCATCAATTCTCCTCGGCCGCACTGGCACAGGCGGGTCGGATCGGTGAATGCATCGACCCGGCTGAAATTGCAAGACGAACCGATCTGCGCCAGCTGCCACTGGTGACGATTGACGGCGAAACTGCCCGGGATTTTGACGACGCAGTGGCACTAAAAAAAACCGCGAGCGGCTATACCCTCTGGGTCTGTATCGCCGACGTCTCGTATTACGTCGAACCGCAGAGCGCACTCGACAATGACGCGCTTGAGCGCGGCACCAGCGTCTATTTTCCCGGCTTCTGCCTGCCGATGCTCCCCGAAGCCTTAAGCAACGGCATCTGCTCGCTCAACCCCGAAGAAGATCGGCTGGTGATGTGCGCCGAGCTGCAGTTCGATCTCAAAGGGAACCGCCAGCAATCCAACTTTTACCCGGCAGTGATGCGCAGCCAGGCACGCCTGACCTACACCAGCGTCGCCGCCTGTCTGGATGATCCGCAGACCTCTGAACTACCGGCCGGCCTGATTGCGCAACTGCAACAGATGGCACAACTCGCCGCGGCATTGCGCGAGATGCGGCGCGCGCGTGGCAGTTTGGATATGGATCTGCCGGAAGTCGAGATTTTACTTGATGAGAGCGGCGCACCCTTCGAACTGATCAAGACCGAACGCACCCTGGCCCACCGCTTGATCGAGGAATTCATGCTGGCGGCCAATGAAGCGGTGGCCGAATACCTGACCCGCAAAAAACGCAACCTGCTCTACCGCATCCATGAAGAACCAGATCCCCTGAAATTGCAGGATCTGCAGCAGCTGGCCGCCGAATGCGGGGTCGGTCTGGTGCTGGGCAAAAACCTGCAGAAATCGCTGCAGCAGTTATTGCTCGATATTGCCGACAAACCCGAAGCGCGCATGGTCAACCAACAGCTGCTGCGCAGCCTGAAGCAGGCCTGCTATGCCCCGCAGAACGCCGGCCATTTTGGCCTGGCCGCCGCCCACTATTGCCACTTCACCTCGCCGATCCGCCGCTACCCTGACCTGATCATCCATCGCATCCTCAAACAGACCCTCGCGCCCGACCCGCACAGCAGCGCCATCTCGGAAGCGGAGCTTGTAACACTCGGGTTTGACACCTCGGCCAAGGAACGCCGGGCGATGCAGGCTGAACGTGACCTGGCTGATCTGCGCCGCTGCCAGATCATGGAGAAGCACCTGGGTGAAGAGTTTGACGGCACCATTTCATCGGTGGCGGAGTTCGGTTTTTTTGTTGAACTGGATGACCTGTTTGTCGATGGGCTGGTGCCGGTGCGCTCCCTGCAGGATGATTTTTATCATTTCGACGCGGCGCGACTTGCCCTGGTCGGCGAACGTCGCCGCCACGAATACAAGATCGGGACGCGCGTGCGGGTCAAGGTGGCCAAGGTTGAATTGGGCCGCAGACGGATCGACTTTTCGCTGATCTCCACGAAATAA
- a CDS encoding sensor histidine kinase, translating to MSIVYALLQQMAIILVIAYLFSKSPVLKYFSGDQLRRKDKLALYCVFSLLAITGTYVGLPVQGAIANIRAIGAVLAGLIGGPVLGVAVGLTAGFHRYLLGGFTAFSCGVSTTFEGLLGGLVYLYFVKRKQPDKVFLPTVALLTTLVAEIGQMLIILALSHPYQDALALVEVIAFPMISANAVGAAMFLSMIRDQRQVRDNAGARFSAKAFSVADLTLDSLSRGFNSETAKEMVDIIRQETGVGAVAITDREKILAFSGIGADHHLPGNPISTQESKQAIRDKVVVFADGFSTKFQCPISSPCLLGSALVFPLQVDQEVIGSISLYEPKTKLFPNITRSFGEGLATLYSHQLLRSRYEEQKSLLVSSELKLIQAQVNPHFLFNALNTIIAVSRKDAGQTRNLLHQLSNFFRTNLKRRGDMNTLEEELAHVSSYLKIEEARFGERLQVAIDVPPELLCQRLPVFTLQPLIENAIKHGIAELLDNGLVQIKARRTGTRAIIEIIDNAGAYREPLDTEGLGMKLVNKRIKNSFGADFGLEIDCTPGLKTCARVSIPFVAREDS from the coding sequence ATGTCTATTGTCTATGCCTTGTTGCAGCAAATGGCGATTATTCTGGTCATCGCCTACCTGTTCAGCAAATCTCCGGTGCTGAAATACTTTTCAGGTGACCAGCTGCGTCGCAAAGACAAGCTGGCCCTCTATTGCGTCTTTTCCCTGCTAGCGATCACCGGCACCTACGTGGGCCTGCCGGTCCAGGGCGCAATCGCCAACATCCGGGCGATCGGTGCGGTTCTCGCCGGTCTGATCGGCGGGCCGGTACTCGGTGTAGCCGTCGGCCTGACCGCCGGTTTTCACCGTTACCTGCTCGGAGGGTTCACCGCCTTCTCCTGTGGGGTTTCAACGACCTTCGAGGGTCTGCTCGGCGGACTGGTCTACCTCTATTTCGTCAAACGCAAGCAACCCGACAAGGTCTTTCTGCCGACGGTTGCGCTGCTCACCACCTTGGTCGCCGAAATCGGGCAGATGCTGATTATTCTGGCCCTCTCGCACCCCTATCAGGACGCCCTGGCCCTGGTCGAGGTGATCGCGTTTCCGATGATCAGCGCCAATGCGGTCGGAGCGGCGATGTTTTTAAGTATGATTCGCGACCAGCGCCAGGTGCGCGACAACGCCGGGGCGCGTTTTTCAGCCAAGGCATTCAGCGTCGCCGACCTGACCCTCGACAGCCTCAGTCGCGGATTTAACTCCGAAACTGCCAAGGAGATGGTCGATATCATCCGCCAGGAAACCGGGGTTGGAGCCGTCGCCATTACCGATCGCGAAAAAATTCTGGCCTTTTCGGGCATCGGCGCCGATCACCACCTGCCCGGAAATCCCATCAGCACTCAGGAATCGAAACAGGCTATCCGAGACAAGGTCGTGGTGTTTGCCGATGGCTTTTCGACCAAATTTCAATGCCCGATATCCAGTCCTTGCCTGCTCGGCTCGGCGCTGGTCTTTCCACTGCAGGTGGACCAGGAGGTCATCGGCTCGATCAGCCTCTATGAACCGAAAACCAAGCTTTTCCCCAACATCACCCGCTCCTTCGGCGAGGGGCTGGCGACCCTCTATTCTCATCAGCTGCTGCGCTCGCGTTATGAAGAGCAGAAATCGCTCCTGGTCAGTTCCGAACTAAAGTTGATCCAGGCACAGGTCAATCCGCACTTCCTCTTCAACGCCCTCAACACCATTATCGCCGTCAGCCGTAAGGATGCTGGCCAAACCCGCAACCTGCTGCATCAGCTCTCCAATTTTTTTCGCACTAACCTCAAACGCAGAGGCGATATGAACACCCTCGAAGAGGAACTGGCGCATGTCAGCTCTTATTTGAAGATCGAAGAGGCACGCTTTGGTGAACGGCTGCAGGTCGCGATCGATGTCCCGCCAGAGCTTCTCTGTCAGCGCCTGCCGGTTTTTACCCTGCAGCCGTTGATTGAAAACGCCATCAAACACGGAATAGCCGAACTGCTGGATAATGGCCTGGTACAGATCAAGGCACGTCGCACCGGGACCCGGGCTATTATCGAAATCATCGACAACGCCGGCGCCTACCGCGAACCTCTTGATACTGAGGGACTCGGCATGAAATTGGTCAACAAACGAATCAAAAACAGTTTCGGAGCTGATTTCGGGCTGGAGATCGACTGTACGCCTGGTCTGAAGACCTGCGCCCGGGTGAGTATTCCGTTCGTCGCCAGGGAGGATTCATGA
- the btsR gene encoding two-component system response regulator BtsR — translation MIRTLIIDDEQLAREELAILLEHSGKFDLIGSCANAFEALKLIGRERPELIFLDIEMPVLDGFEMLGMIDTEQMPHVVFVTAYDQHALRAFEEKTLDYLMKPIDPERLQKTIAKVLNNITRGVTPSYPAASLQRIPCQVCNRVKLIPPSEIHYVVSDLSGVHVLTADESFYTELTLRVLEQRTLLVRCQKQYLVNPNEIDEIIMLDNGQAEIKLRQAQKIPVSRRYLRLLKEQLDL, via the coding sequence ATGATTCGCACCCTGATCATTGATGATGAGCAGCTGGCCCGCGAGGAACTGGCCATTCTGCTGGAGCATTCGGGCAAGTTCGACCTTATCGGCAGCTGTGCCAACGCCTTTGAAGCGCTCAAGCTGATTGGCCGCGAACGCCCCGAGCTGATCTTTCTCGACATAGAAATGCCGGTACTGGATGGTTTTGAGATGCTCGGCATGATCGACACTGAACAGATGCCCCACGTTGTCTTTGTGACCGCCTACGATCAGCATGCCCTGCGCGCCTTCGAAGAGAAAACCCTCGACTATCTGATGAAGCCGATTGACCCCGAACGGCTGCAGAAAACCATCGCCAAGGTCCTGAACAACATCACCCGCGGGGTCACCCCCAGCTACCCGGCAGCCTCGCTGCAGCGGATCCCCTGTCAGGTCTGCAACCGGGTTAAGCTGATCCCGCCGAGCGAAATCCACTACGTTGTTTCAGACTTAAGTGGCGTCCATGTCCTGACCGCGGACGAGAGCTTCTACACCGAGCTGACCCTCAGGGTACTGGAACAGCGGACCCTGCTGGTGCGTTGCCAGAAACAATACCTGGTCAACCCCAATGAAATTGATGAAATCATCATGCTCGACAACGGCCAGGCTGAAATCAAACTGCGCCAGGCGCAAAAAATCCCTGTCAGTCGCCGCTATCTGCGCCTCCTCAAAGAACAACTCGACCTTTAA
- a CDS encoding TRAP transporter substrate-binding protein has translation MLKSLSRFLVCTLVACALLLASGTTHKAEAAAKYRWKLAQTWGSGFPIFGDAVIKMADMVKTMSNGEMEIRIDSSNKHKSPFGILDMVKEGQYEMGHSASYYWKGKDISTMPFTTMPFGMIAPEQYAWFYYGGGMDLMKEVYAKQGIYSFPGGNTGNQMGGWFRKEIKTLDDLKGLKMRIPGFAGEVVSKLGVSVTNIAPGELYTALDRGTIDALEWVGPSLDLKMGFEKIADYYYTGWHEPATELQFMVNKEKFDSLPPHLQKILTVAMEFSAYDMYARSYHESAVGLASIEKDYPNVKIRTFPKPIIAALKKANKELLAEYEAKSPEFKKIMESQKAYMKMARRWTEISDYAYLKDNLEK, from the coding sequence ATGCTCAAAAGCTTAAGTCGTTTTCTGGTCTGCACCCTTGTGGCCTGTGCCCTGCTGCTGGCCAGCGGGACCACACACAAGGCCGAGGCTGCCGCCAAGTATCGCTGGAAACTGGCGCAAACCTGGGGGAGTGGCTTCCCTATCTTTGGTGATGCCGTTATCAAGATGGCTGACATGGTCAAAACCATGTCGAACGGTGAAATGGAAATCCGTATCGATTCCTCCAACAAGCATAAGTCCCCCTTCGGCATTCTCGACATGGTCAAAGAAGGCCAGTACGAGATGGGGCATTCGGCGTCCTACTACTGGAAGGGCAAAGACATCAGCACCATGCCTTTCACCACCATGCCCTTCGGCATGATCGCCCCCGAGCAATATGCCTGGTTCTACTATGGCGGCGGCATGGATCTGATGAAGGAAGTCTACGCCAAACAGGGAATTTACTCCTTTCCCGGCGGCAACACCGGCAATCAGATGGGCGGTTGGTTTCGCAAGGAGATCAAGACCCTGGACGATCTCAAGGGGCTCAAAATGCGCATCCCCGGCTTCGCCGGTGAAGTGGTCTCCAAACTCGGCGTTTCCGTCACCAACATCGCCCCGGGTGAGCTCTACACCGCCCTGGACCGTGGCACCATCGACGCGCTGGAATGGGTCGGACCCTCCCTCGACCTGAAGATGGGCTTTGAGAAGATTGCCGACTATTACTACACCGGTTGGCACGAGCCGGCCACCGAACTGCAGTTCATGGTCAACAAAGAGAAGTTCGACAGCCTGCCCCCGCATCTGCAGAAGATCCTGACCGTGGCCATGGAATTTTCCGCCTACGACATGTATGCCCGTTCCTATCATGAAAGCGCTGTCGGCCTGGCCTCGATCGAGAAGGACTACCCCAACGTCAAGATTCGCACCTTCCCCAAACCGATCATTGCGGCACTAAAAAAGGCGAATAAAGAACTGCTGGCCGAATACGAAGCAAAGAGTCCAGAATTCAAGAAGATTATGGAGTCCCAGAAGGCCTACATGAAGATGGCCCGCCGCTGGACTGAGATTTCTGACTATGCTTACCTCAAGGACAATCTCGAGAAATAA
- a CDS encoding TRAP transporter small permease subunit codes for MLLKIEKWIDRFIDIIGGIATVAMLLMMLNVFYDAIMRYAFNVSSIGMQEMEWHLFSVVFLLGIAYALKSDGHVRVDILYDRWSPQTQAVINIAGTLLLMIPLSLLIIHGSIWFVHEAYISGEISGDPGGLTHRWLIKAVIPLSFIFLVISAIGFMIRNFNIYRGIEAPKAHSVEDDVF; via the coding sequence ATGTTGTTAAAGATTGAAAAATGGATCGACCGTTTCATCGATATTATCGGCGGTATCGCCACGGTGGCCATGTTGTTGATGATGCTCAACGTCTTCTACGATGCCATCATGCGTTATGCCTTCAACGTCAGCTCTATCGGCATGCAGGAGATGGAGTGGCACCTGTTTTCTGTCGTCTTCCTGCTCGGCATCGCCTACGCGCTCAAGTCGGACGGACACGTGCGCGTCGATATCCTCTATGACCGCTGGTCGCCGCAGACGCAGGCGGTTATCAATATCGCCGGCACCCTGCTGCTGATGATCCCCTTGAGCCTGCTGATCATTCACGGCTCCATATGGTTCGTTCATGAAGCCTACATCTCCGGCGAGATCAGTGGTGACCCGGGTGGGCTAACCCACCGCTGGCTGATCAAGGCGGTGATCCCGCTGTCGTTCATCTTTCTGGTCATCTCCGCCATCGGCTTCATGATCCGCAACTTCAACATCTACCGCGGCATTGAGGCGCCAAAAGCGCACTCGGTCGAAGATGATGTGTTTTAG
- a CDS encoding TRAP transporter large permease, with protein MIGICMFATALLLLLLGFPVAFTFGGAAVIFGLLSEGTRIFNLMPHRIYAVMNNTILMAIPLFIFMGIILQKSKLAERLLESMGSLFGEIRGGIAISTVLVGALLAASTGVVGASVVAMGVISLPVMLKYNYDKRLATGTICASGTLGQIIPPSIILIILGDVFQLPVGDLFKAAFWPGLSLVMVYIAYIVVITIINPKLAPPIRLGEEHGSKKQQVITALKAIIPPLVLIVMVLGSILFGVATPTESAAVGGIGAVILAGLYRQLSFKMVWDAASETTKISAMVFAILIGATAFSMVFTYTGGDYLVEDFMMALPGGKWGFLIFSMGAIMILGFFIDFVEIAYIIVPILAPIADKLGIDPLWYAILVAMNLQTSFLTPPFGFSLFYLKGVAPPEVKTMDIYRGVTPFIALQVMVLAILVIFPGFFGFGS; from the coding sequence ATGATCGGCATTTGCATGTTCGCCACTGCCCTGCTGCTGTTGCTGCTCGGCTTCCCGGTCGCCTTCACCTTCGGCGGTGCCGCAGTCATCTTCGGCCTGCTCTCCGAAGGGACCAGAATCTTCAACCTGATGCCGCATCGGATCTATGCGGTGATGAACAACACCATCCTGATGGCCATCCCGCTCTTCATCTTTATGGGCATCATTCTGCAGAAATCCAAACTGGCCGAGCGCCTGCTCGAGTCGATGGGTTCATTGTTCGGCGAAATCCGCGGCGGCATCGCCATCTCCACCGTCTTGGTCGGGGCGCTGCTCGCCGCATCGACCGGGGTGGTCGGCGCCAGCGTGGTGGCGATGGGGGTCATCTCCCTGCCGGTGATGCTGAAATACAACTACGACAAACGCCTGGCGACGGGCACCATCTGCGCTTCGGGCACCCTCGGTCAGATCATCCCTCCCTCGATTATCCTGATCATCCTCGGCGATGTTTTCCAGCTGCCGGTCGGCGATCTGTTTAAGGCGGCCTTTTGGCCCGGCCTTTCGCTGGTGATGGTTTATATCGCCTACATCGTCGTCATCACCATTATCAACCCGAAACTGGCACCACCGATCCGCCTGGGGGAAGAACATGGCAGCAAAAAACAGCAGGTCATAACCGCCCTCAAGGCGATCATTCCGCCACTGGTCCTGATAGTGATGGTGCTCGGTTCGATCCTGTTCGGGGTCGCCACCCCGACCGAATCAGCCGCCGTCGGCGGAATCGGCGCTGTCATCCTGGCGGGGCTCTACCGTCAGCTATCCTTCAAGATGGTCTGGGACGCCGCCTCTGAAACGACCAAAATCAGCGCCATGGTCTTCGCGATTCTCATCGGCGCCACCGCCTTCTCCATGGTCTTCACCTACACTGGCGGCGACTATCTAGTCGAAGACTTCATGATGGCGCTCCCCGGTGGCAAGTGGGGCTTTCTGATCTTCTCCATGGGCGCGATCATGATCCTCGGCTTTTTCATCGACTTCGTCGAAATCGCCTACATCATTGTACCGATCCTGGCCCCGATTGCCGACAAACTCGGCATCGACCCGCTCTGGTACGCGATTCTGGTTGCCATGAACCTGCAAACCTCGTTCTTAACCCCCCCCTTCGGCTTCAGCCTCTTTTACCTGAAAGGGGTCGCGCCGCCGGAGGTAAAAACCATGGATATCTACCGCGGGGTGACACCGTTTATCGCCCTGCAGGTGATGGTGCTGGCCATTCTGGTCATCTTCCCGGGTTTCTTCGGCTTCGGCTCCTAG
- a CDS encoding LemA family protein produces MLKRLTLLLIAALVTLPALSGCGYNQIQKNEEAVFAAWANVEATYQRRNDLIPNLVETVKGYAAHEKETLEAVTKARASVGQTQINTGDLANPAALQKFQQAQGALSGALSRLLVVAERYPDLKANQNFLDLQHQLEGTENRINVARQRYNAAVQNFNGSIRTFPNNLTNNYLLHLERKEPFKAEAGAETAPKVKF; encoded by the coding sequence ATGCTGAAACGTCTGACTCTGCTCCTGATTGCTGCGCTCGTCACCCTGCCCGCCCTGAGTGGCTGCGGCTACAACCAGATACAAAAAAATGAAGAAGCGGTGTTTGCCGCCTGGGCCAATGTCGAGGCCACCTATCAGCGCCGTAATGACCTGATCCCGAACCTGGTCGAGACGGTCAAGGGCTATGCTGCCCACGAAAAAGAGACCCTGGAGGCTGTCACCAAGGCCCGCGCCAGTGTCGGCCAGACCCAGATCAATACCGGCGATCTGGCGAATCCAGCGGCGCTGCAGAAATTTCAGCAGGCCCAGGGTGCACTGTCGGGCGCGCTGTCGCGATTGCTCGTGGTTGCTGAACGCTACCCCGACCTCAAGGCCAACCAGAACTTTCTCGATCTGCAGCATCAACTGGAAGGGACCGAAAACCGCATCAATGTTGCGCGGCAGCGCTACAACGCGGCGGTGCAGAATTTCAACGGCTCAATCCGCACCTTCCCTAACAACCTGACCAACAACTACCTGCTTCATCTTGAGCGCAAAGAGCCCTTCAAAGCCGAGGCGGGAGCTGAAACAGCGCCCAAGGTCAAGTTTTGA
- a CDS encoding TPM domain-containing protein, whose translation MSLRRITLLLLIALLLPLNLLALEVPKLNGYVNDQAGLLSPQTTLKIESFLRSFEQSDSTQLVILTIDSLQGESLEDYSLRVADSWKIGQKGKDNGALLLIAKAEHKIRIEVGYGLEGKLTDLLTGRIIDNEITPRFKAGDYEGGIIAGVSAMAEAVRGEYQGTGHSDRKKKRSPWGSLALLLFLGPGMLLFGGGRRGRRRGGFFVGGPFIGGGGGGFGGGGGFSGGGGGFGGGGSSGGW comes from the coding sequence ATGTCCCTGCGCCGCATAACGCTGCTCTTGCTGATCGCCCTGCTGTTGCCGCTGAACCTGCTGGCTCTTGAGGTGCCCAAGCTGAACGGCTATGTCAATGACCAGGCCGGCCTCCTTTCACCGCAGACCACGCTGAAGATTGAAAGTTTTCTGCGCAGCTTCGAACAAAGCGACTCGACGCAACTGGTAATATTGACAATCGATTCCCTGCAAGGGGAGTCCCTCGAGGATTACAGCCTGCGCGTTGCCGACAGCTGGAAAATTGGCCAAAAAGGGAAAGATAACGGCGCCCTGCTGCTGATCGCCAAGGCCGAACACAAGATTCGCATCGAGGTCGGCTATGGCCTCGAAGGGAAGCTCACCGACCTGCTCACCGGCCGTATTATCGACAATGAAATCACACCCCGCTTCAAGGCGGGCGATTACGAAGGCGGTATCATTGCCGGAGTTTCCGCCATGGCCGAAGCGGTGCGCGGTGAATATCAGGGAACTGGCCACTCCGACCGCAAGAAAAAACGCAGCCCCTGGGGTTCACTCGCCCTGCTGCTCTTTCTGGGACCCGGCATGCTCCTGTTCGGTGGTGGTCGACGTGGACGGCGACGCGGCGGCTTTTTCGTCGGCGGACCCTTCATTGGTGGGGGTGGCGGCGGTTTTGGCGGCGGAGGTGGCTTCAGCGGCGGGGGTGGCGGCTTCGGAGGCGGCGGCTCTTCAGGCGGTTGGTAA